The Streptomyces kanamyceticus genome window below encodes:
- a CDS encoding GMC oxidoreductase: MRIISVQEAATRTFDVCVVGSGASGAITAAVLAERGLSVLILEQGTAIPPGTDHDDVEDPDTWAYARDGEGWSKEGYPWSAMAFGGGTVFYGGISFRYEQRDLDPPPALLGDADYAHWRLRLDELEPHYDWVEDRLGVSGPSHGRVGDYAFPHYARGSLPHTPMGGALARGADALGLTPLSTPMAISGARDRHGPGCAELTPCTGFTCPVNAKADVISRILARAEGDVSVALDTRAVRFVASAPGRAKRLEVLGGSPRSRRSVHADRFVLAANAIQSAALLLRSADRREPDGMGNSSGQVGRHLAMKNSVYVRGRTQERIVAHQPLRHRYSSVCVLDHLRGAEFPGQLGGIIYEANPWEDPEADRPGAGSLLQLECLLGDRPQARNMVRLARSRDRDGLQRIVMDYRQHPLDGERLDVLQGKAKDVLHAAGAERTESVDSDFATGSTHLHGTLRAGDDPATSVTDRTGRLHDYDNVWSADGATFPFAGNFNPTLTIQANARRIAVGIS; encoded by the coding sequence GTGCGCATCATCTCCGTACAGGAGGCGGCCACCCGCACCTTCGACGTCTGCGTGGTGGGCAGCGGCGCCTCCGGTGCCATCACCGCCGCGGTGCTCGCCGAACGGGGCCTGTCCGTGCTCATCCTCGAACAGGGCACCGCGATCCCGCCGGGCACCGACCACGACGACGTCGAGGACCCCGACACCTGGGCGTACGCACGCGACGGGGAAGGCTGGAGCAAGGAGGGCTATCCCTGGAGCGCCATGGCGTTCGGCGGCGGCACGGTGTTCTACGGCGGCATCTCCTTCCGCTACGAACAGCGCGACCTCGACCCGCCGCCCGCGCTCCTCGGCGACGCCGACTACGCGCACTGGCGGCTGCGGCTCGACGAACTGGAGCCGCACTACGACTGGGTGGAGGACCGGCTCGGCGTGAGCGGCCCGTCCCACGGCCGGGTGGGCGACTACGCCTTCCCCCACTACGCGCGGGGCTCGCTGCCGCACACCCCGATGGGCGGCGCGCTGGCCCGGGGCGCCGACGCCCTGGGGCTGACCCCGCTGTCCACCCCGATGGCGATCAGCGGGGCCAGGGACCGGCACGGCCCCGGCTGCGCCGAGCTGACGCCGTGCACCGGCTTCACCTGCCCGGTCAACGCCAAGGCCGATGTGATCAGCCGCATCCTGGCGCGCGCCGAGGGGGACGTGTCCGTCGCCCTGGACACCAGAGCGGTGCGGTTCGTGGCCTCGGCACCGGGGCGGGCGAAACGTCTCGAAGTGCTCGGCGGCAGTCCCCGCAGCCGCCGCTCGGTCCATGCCGACCGCTTCGTCCTCGCGGCCAACGCCATCCAGTCCGCCGCGCTCCTGCTGCGTTCGGCGGACCGGCGCGAGCCGGACGGCATGGGGAACTCCAGCGGTCAGGTGGGCCGCCACCTGGCCATGAAGAACAGCGTCTACGTCCGCGGCAGGACCCAGGAGCGGATCGTCGCCCACCAGCCGCTGCGCCATCGCTACTCCAGCGTCTGCGTCCTGGACCACCTGCGCGGTGCGGAGTTCCCCGGGCAGCTGGGCGGGATCATCTACGAGGCCAACCCGTGGGAGGACCCCGAGGCCGACCGTCCTGGCGCCGGTTCGCTGCTCCAGCTGGAGTGCCTCCTCGGCGACCGCCCGCAGGCCCGCAACATGGTGCGGCTCGCCAGGAGCCGGGACCGGGACGGGCTCCAGCGCATCGTCATGGACTACCGCCAGCACCCCTTGGACGGCGAACGCCTGGACGTGCTCCAGGGGAAGGCGAAGGATGTACTGCACGCGGCCGGGGCCGAGCGCACCGAGTCCGTCGACAGCGATTTCGCGACCGGCAGCACGCATCTGCACGGCACGCTGCGCGCCGGTGACGACCCCGCGACCTCGGTGACCGACCGGACGGGCCGGCTGCACGACTACGACAACGTGTGGTCGGCGGACGGCGCGACGTTCCCCTTCGCCGGGAACTTCAATCCCACCCTCACCATCCAGGCCAATGCCCGGCGGATCGCGGTCGGCATCTCCTGA
- a CDS encoding 2-deoxy-scyllo-inosose synthase: MQVTTITMDDVQYPYRLGTDCLDGIVTRLGELGASRYLIVSDPRVAELYGQGLRERLAEQAGPAELITHASGEQNKGLPALHDLAEEALRRGADRQSIVVALGGGVTGNIAGLLAALLFRGIRLVHVPTTVVAMLDSVLSLKQAVNAGVGKNLVGTFYQPVEVLADTAMLRTLPVREVRSGMCEVVKNSLAIRPSMIDQLSAGLRPDGRYPDDTMHWIIYESLAAKAQVTAYDKYERGEGLILEYGHTVGHAVEHSSQGAVPHGAAVALGMIAAAQVSHRAGWASAELVDLHRELVAKTGVARRIPSDIPLSAVRHRLSFDNKRGYLPASADTYPMVLLESPGKVLRSEGTVLTAAPRDLVDAVVDELAEPPRPAAARTDDAATVLGGAG; encoded by the coding sequence ATGCAGGTCACCACCATCACGATGGATGACGTCCAGTATCCCTACCGATTAGGCACGGACTGCCTCGACGGCATCGTCACGCGCCTCGGCGAACTCGGCGCCAGCCGCTACCTGATCGTCAGCGACCCCAGGGTCGCCGAGCTGTACGGGCAGGGGCTGCGCGAACGGCTCGCGGAGCAGGCGGGACCCGCCGAGCTGATCACCCATGCCTCGGGAGAACAGAACAAGGGCCTGCCCGCACTGCACGACCTGGCCGAGGAGGCGCTGCGGCGCGGCGCCGACCGGCAGAGCATCGTCGTAGCACTCGGCGGCGGTGTCACCGGGAACATCGCGGGGCTGCTGGCCGCGCTGCTCTTCCGCGGCATCCGTCTGGTGCACGTGCCCACCACCGTGGTGGCCATGCTGGATTCGGTGCTCTCGCTCAAGCAGGCCGTGAACGCGGGAGTCGGCAAGAACCTGGTCGGCACCTTCTACCAGCCCGTCGAAGTGCTCGCCGACACCGCGATGCTGCGCACCCTGCCGGTCCGCGAGGTCAGGTCGGGGATGTGCGAGGTGGTGAAGAACTCGCTCGCCATCCGCCCCAGCATGATCGACCAGCTGTCGGCCGGGCTGCGCCCCGACGGCCGCTATCCCGACGACACGATGCACTGGATCATCTACGAGAGCCTGGCCGCCAAGGCCCAGGTCACGGCGTACGACAAGTACGAGCGCGGCGAGGGACTCATCCTGGAGTACGGGCACACCGTCGGGCACGCCGTGGAGCACTCCTCGCAGGGAGCCGTGCCGCACGGCGCCGCCGTCGCGCTCGGCATGATCGCCGCCGCCCAGGTCTCCCACCGGGCGGGCTGGGCCTCGGCCGAACTCGTCGACCTGCACCGGGAGCTCGTCGCCAAGACCGGGGTCGCGCGGCGCATCCCGTCCGACATACCGCTCTCCGCCGTCAGGCACCGCCTCTCCTTCGACAACAAGCGGGGCTACCTCCCGGCCTCCGCCGACACCTATCCGATGGTGCTGCTCGAATCCCCCGGCAAGGTGCTGCGCAGCGAGGGCACCGTCCTGACGGCGGCGCCACGGGACCTGGTCGACGCGGTGGTCGACGAACTCGCGGAACCCCCACGGCCCGCGGCCGCGAGGACCGACGACGCCGCCACCGTCCTCGGCGGTGCCGGGTGA
- the aac(6') gene encoding aminoglycoside 6'-N-acetyltransferase: MELNGEKVLLRPVLDSDVKKLDKIVREPEVAAWWSTPDDYEEMLAITLDGEVIGAVQYEEEEDPEFRHAGIDIFLTASRHGLGLGTDTVRTVARWLIDERGHHRITIDPAVANAGAIRSYSKVGFKPVGVMRSYARDHTSGVWQDALLMDLLAEELV; the protein is encoded by the coding sequence GTGGAACTGAACGGTGAGAAAGTGCTGCTGCGGCCCGTGCTCGACAGCGATGTGAAGAAGCTCGACAAGATCGTCAGAGAACCCGAGGTGGCCGCTTGGTGGTCGACCCCCGATGACTACGAGGAGATGCTCGCCATCACCCTCGACGGCGAGGTCATCGGGGCAGTGCAGTACGAGGAGGAGGAAGACCCCGAGTTCCGCCACGCGGGCATCGACATCTTCCTCACGGCGAGTCGGCACGGCCTCGGCCTCGGCACGGACACCGTCCGCACCGTGGCACGTTGGCTGATCGACGAGCGGGGACACCACCGGATCACCATCGACCCGGCGGTGGCGAACGCGGGCGCGATCCGCAGCTACAGCAAGGTGGGCTTCAAGCCGGTCGGCGTCATGCGGTCATACGCCCGTGACCACACGAGCGGCGTGTGGCAGGACGCCCTGCTGATGGACCTGCTGGCCGAAGAGCTGGTCTGA
- a CDS encoding zinc-dependent alcohol dehydrogenase → MKALVFHSPEKATFEQRDVPTPRPGEALVHIAYNSICGSDLSLYRGVWHGFGYPVVPGHEWSGTVVEINGANGHDQSLVGKNVVGDLTCACGNCAACGRGTPVLCENLQELGFTKDGACAEYMTIPVDNLRPLPDALSLRSACQVEPLAVALNAVSIAGVAPGDRVAVMGAGGIGLMLMQVARHLGGEVTVVSEPVAERRAVAGQLGATELCSAEPGQLAELVARRPELTPDVVLEASGYPAALQEAIEVVRPGGRIGLIGYRVEETGPMSPQHIAVKALTLRGSLGPGGRFDDAVELLAKGDDIAVEPLLSHEFGLADYATALDLALSRTNGNVRSFFNLRD, encoded by the coding sequence GTGAAGGCACTCGTGTTCCACAGCCCCGAGAAGGCGACCTTCGAACAGCGCGACGTCCCCACTCCCCGGCCGGGCGAAGCCCTCGTCCACATCGCGTACAACTCCATCTGCGGCAGCGACCTCTCGCTCTACCGCGGTGTCTGGCACGGCTTCGGCTACCCCGTCGTGCCCGGACACGAGTGGAGCGGCACCGTGGTCGAGATCAACGGCGCCAACGGACACGACCAGTCGCTGGTCGGCAAGAACGTGGTGGGCGATCTGACCTGCGCGTGCGGGAACTGCGCGGCCTGCGGGCGCGGGACCCCGGTGCTCTGCGAGAACCTCCAGGAACTCGGCTTCACCAAGGACGGCGCCTGCGCCGAGTACATGACCATCCCGGTCGACAACCTCCGCCCGCTGCCGGACGCGCTGTCGCTGCGTAGCGCCTGCCAGGTCGAACCGCTCGCGGTGGCGCTCAACGCGGTCAGCATCGCGGGCGTCGCTCCCGGTGACCGGGTCGCCGTCATGGGGGCCGGGGGCATCGGCCTCATGCTGATGCAGGTCGCGAGGCATCTCGGCGGTGAGGTGACGGTCGTGTCCGAACCGGTCGCCGAACGGCGCGCGGTCGCCGGGCAGTTGGGCGCCACCGAGCTGTGCTCCGCCGAGCCGGGGCAGCTGGCCGAACTCGTCGCCCGGCGCCCCGAGCTCACGCCCGACGTGGTCCTGGAGGCATCCGGCTATCCGGCTGCGCTCCAGGAGGCCATCGAGGTGGTCAGGCCGGGCGGCCGCATCGGCCTGATCGGCTACCGGGTGGAGGAGACGGGACCGATGTCCCCGCAGCACATCGCGGTCAAGGCGCTGACCCTGCGCGGCTCGCTGGGCCCCGGCGGCCGCTTCGACGACGCCGTCGAACTGCTCGCGAAGGGCGACGACATCGCGGTCGAGCCGCTGCTCAGCCACGAGTTCGGCCTCGCCGACTACGCCACCGCGCTCGACCTGGCGCTGTCCCGCACGAACGGCAACGTGCGCTCCTTCTTCAACCTGCGCGACTAG
- a CDS encoding MFS transporter — protein sequence MSVSRGQRANATAIRLWTFMGLMELVPLFPLYPLLFSDHGLSGSAISSLLVLWSMTTFVLEIPSGALGDLLSRRLLLAFSVLLRAGGFSLWFIAPGYWSFAVGFLCWGVCDALTSGTLESLVYDELQDRGEGHAYGPVMGTGRAISLLATLTALLLAGPLFVLGGYGLVGAVSVGAGVAATITALTFPNPPRHEIESERGGFHRYLATFKAGFGEVRRERAVMRLVLIAAILQSMTAIDEYFPLLAHENGAAKSLIPVLVAIPVLCASVGSWIAGRSTGVSRRTAFLTVAATGPLLLLGAQSHHQWGMLSIAVAFGIIQWGIVVSGLWLQDAIVGSARATITSVAGFGAEVSSVGWYLAAATALTVTDVSGLTSWFSLPCLLIAGLTWFWFPERPASEPTEPTEPQPTTYSKR from the coding sequence ATGAGCGTGTCACGGGGCCAACGTGCCAACGCGACGGCCATACGTCTGTGGACGTTCATGGGGTTGATGGAGCTCGTTCCGCTCTTCCCGCTCTATCCCCTGCTCTTCTCCGACCACGGATTGTCGGGATCGGCGATCTCCTCGCTGCTCGTCCTGTGGTCGATGACCACGTTCGTCCTGGAGATCCCCTCGGGCGCGCTCGGCGACCTGCTGTCCCGCAGGCTGCTGCTCGCGTTCAGCGTGCTGCTGCGGGCGGGCGGGTTCAGCCTCTGGTTCATCGCACCCGGCTACTGGTCCTTCGCCGTCGGATTCCTGTGCTGGGGAGTCTGTGACGCCCTGACCTCCGGCACCCTGGAGTCCCTCGTCTACGACGAACTCCAGGACCGCGGCGAAGGACATGCCTACGGCCCCGTCATGGGCACCGGGCGGGCCATCTCGCTGCTCGCCACGCTCACCGCACTGCTCCTGGCCGGGCCGCTCTTCGTCCTCGGCGGGTACGGTCTGGTCGGCGCGGTCAGCGTCGGTGCGGGCGTGGCGGCCACCATCACCGCACTGACCTTCCCCAATCCACCGCGCCACGAGATCGAATCCGAACGCGGCGGCTTCCACCGCTATCTCGCCACCTTCAAAGCCGGGTTCGGGGAGGTCCGCAGGGAACGGGCCGTCATGCGGCTGGTGTTGATCGCCGCGATCCTGCAGAGCATGACGGCCATCGACGAGTACTTTCCGCTGCTCGCCCACGAGAACGGCGCGGCCAAGAGCCTCATCCCGGTCCTGGTGGCGATCCCCGTGCTGTGCGCCTCGGTGGGCAGCTGGATCGCGGGCCGCTCCACCGGCGTCTCGCGCAGGACCGCGTTCCTCACCGTGGCGGCGACCGGGCCGCTGCTGCTCCTCGGCGCCCAGAGCCACCACCAGTGGGGGATGCTCTCGATCGCCGTGGCCTTCGGCATCATCCAGTGGGGCATCGTGGTGTCCGGGCTCTGGCTCCAGGACGCCATCGTCGGATCGGCCCGCGCGACCATCACCTCCGTCGCGGGATTCGGCGCCGAGGTCTCCTCGGTCGGCTGGTACCTGGCCGCGGCCACCGCCCTCACGGTCACCGACGTCTCCGGCCTCACGTCGTGGTTCAGCCTCCCCTGCCTCCTGATCGCGGGCCTCACCTGGTTCTGGTTCCCGGAGCGACCGGCATCCGAGCCGACCGAACCGACCGAACCGCAGCCCACCACCTACTCGAAGAGGTAA
- a CDS encoding aminotransferase class III-fold pyridoxal phosphate-dependent enzyme, giving the protein MSTHPVLDWSRSAEHLRRSHGVTTDPRPDEDGHYPCVLTRGSGTRVYDLDGNAYLDLTGSFGSVLIGHAEPAVVRAVTDVLSEGNLFYTGASPRRLALAERLLDWFPWSEQAIFYRTGSCAVSAAARLAQHATGRNRVLSSGYHGWHDWHLEAVPEAKPKTFESYATEFHNDLALYRSWLDRHGEEIAAVVVTPEPHRFDHAYYQELREVAKEHGCLFVVDEVKTGFRAGAGGFSALAGIEPDAVTVSKGMANGHSISAVVGQRQLTQELSEAHVWSTYQNEQVGFAAALASLDFLERHDVAAVTRRTGEAVRQGVLQLFAEHGLPVGAPGWGPMFELDFDAADEGLAERLEAALLRHGIFCDTGDDFNMMFHTAEHTDELLERFAAALGDL; this is encoded by the coding sequence GTGTCCACGCACCCCGTCCTGGACTGGAGCCGATCCGCCGAACACCTGCGCCGCTCCCACGGCGTCACCACCGACCCCCGCCCCGACGAGGACGGCCACTACCCCTGCGTACTGACCCGGGGCAGCGGCACTCGCGTGTACGACCTGGACGGCAACGCCTACCTCGATCTCACCGGATCCTTCGGCTCGGTGCTCATCGGGCACGCGGAACCGGCCGTCGTACGGGCGGTGACCGACGTCCTGAGCGAAGGCAATCTCTTCTACACCGGCGCGAGCCCGCGCCGACTGGCCCTCGCGGAGCGGCTCCTTGACTGGTTCCCCTGGTCCGAGCAGGCCATCTTCTACCGCACGGGGTCCTGCGCGGTGTCCGCGGCGGCCCGGCTCGCCCAGCACGCGACCGGCCGCAACCGGGTGCTGAGTTCCGGCTACCACGGCTGGCACGACTGGCACCTGGAGGCGGTGCCCGAGGCCAAGCCCAAGACCTTCGAGTCGTACGCCACCGAGTTCCACAACGACCTGGCGCTCTACCGCTCCTGGCTCGACCGGCACGGCGAGGAGATCGCGGCGGTCGTGGTGACGCCCGAGCCGCACCGCTTCGACCACGCCTACTACCAGGAGCTGCGCGAGGTGGCCAAGGAGCACGGCTGCCTGTTCGTCGTGGACGAGGTCAAGACCGGCTTCCGGGCCGGGGCGGGCGGGTTCAGCGCCCTGGCCGGGATCGAGCCGGACGCCGTGACCGTCTCCAAGGGCATGGCCAACGGACACAGCATCTCCGCCGTGGTGGGCCAGCGACAGCTCACCCAGGAGCTGAGCGAGGCGCACGTCTGGTCCACCTACCAGAACGAACAGGTGGGGTTCGCCGCCGCGTTGGCGTCCCTGGACTTCCTGGAGCGGCACGACGTGGCGGCCGTGACGCGCCGCACGGGTGAGGCGGTCCGGCAGGGCGTGCTCCAGCTCTTCGCCGAACACGGCCTGCCCGTCGGGGCGCCGGGCTGGGGACCGATGTTCGAGCTGGACTTCGACGCCGCCGACGAGGGTCTCGCCGAGCGGCTCGAAGCGGCGCTGCTGCGCCACGGGATCTTCTGCGACACGGGCGACGACTTCAACATGATGTTCCATACCGCGGAGCACACCGACGAGCTCCTCGAGCGGTTCGCCGCCGCGCTCGGCGACCTCTGA
- a CDS encoding MAB_1171c family putative transporter: protein MGADLAHTATVAQYVSAAAMGAVVLLRAPAAARSPAQRGLWLAVATAAVAMALQLPVVIRAALDLTGSVHEVGLARNLFGVLSAGCVLYFVTAAAQHRWWRWGLVTSVALVVLALVLLDQVREQHDNPGGPSSLSAYWAILMGSHIVANTVCVHVCLWQGCRASAPSLRLSLWIFGAGTALVGIYWCVALGRLIIGEPPLRNLSLLMSLHGFLRAAALLVPLWGSMRSQPSQIRTLWVLWPLWRTLVQAVPHVALHRRRSRIVEVVWPRAPRRLAVYRRMIEIRDAILSLHGYVHPALPGAVKSRVEQLGLHGRSADAMTLACLLHVALRARRTGAAKDFDASLSHGWDSVNISGEESFLLELARAFRTPVARSLAGQLGGRTGGLTEVGDG from the coding sequence GTGGGGGCTGACTTGGCCCATACGGCGACCGTGGCCCAGTACGTCAGTGCCGCCGCCATGGGGGCGGTGGTCCTGTTGCGCGCCCCCGCCGCCGCCCGGAGTCCGGCCCAGCGCGGCCTGTGGCTGGCCGTCGCGACGGCCGCGGTCGCCATGGCGCTGCAACTGCCGGTCGTCATCAGGGCCGCCCTCGACCTCACGGGCAGCGTGCACGAGGTGGGTCTGGCCAGGAACCTCTTCGGGGTGTTGTCGGCGGGGTGCGTGCTGTACTTCGTCACGGCGGCGGCCCAGCACCGCTGGTGGCGCTGGGGACTCGTCACGTCGGTGGCGCTGGTCGTCCTCGCCCTGGTCCTGCTCGACCAGGTGCGGGAACAGCACGACAACCCGGGCGGTCCTTCGTCGCTCAGCGCGTACTGGGCCATCCTGATGGGCAGTCACATCGTGGCCAACACGGTCTGCGTCCACGTGTGTCTGTGGCAGGGCTGCCGGGCCTCGGCCCCTTCTCTCCGCCTCAGCCTGTGGATCTTCGGGGCGGGCACGGCTCTGGTCGGGATCTATTGGTGCGTGGCCCTTGGACGGCTGATCATCGGTGAGCCGCCCCTGCGGAACCTGTCCCTGCTGATGAGCCTGCACGGCTTCCTGCGGGCGGCCGCCCTGCTGGTGCCCCTGTGGGGCTCGATGCGCTCCCAGCCGTCACAGATCAGGACCCTGTGGGTGCTGTGGCCCCTGTGGCGAACCCTGGTGCAGGCGGTGCCGCACGTGGCGCTCCACCGGCGGCGCTCCCGGATCGTCGAGGTGGTGTGGCCGCGCGCGCCGCGCCGACTGGCCGTCTACCGCAGGATGATCGAGATACGGGACGCGATCCTCTCCCTGCACGGCTACGTCCATCCCGCGCTGCCGGGAGCCGTGAAGAGCCGGGTGGAACAGCTGGGTCTGCACGGGCGCTCCGCCGACGCGATGACGCTGGCCTGTCTCCTGCACGTGGCCCTGCGGGCCAGGCGGACGGGGGCGGCCAAGGACTTCGACGCCTCCCTCTCCCACGGCTGGGACAGCGTGAACATCTCTGGTGAAGAATCGTTTCTTCTGGAACTCGCACGCGCCTTCCGCACGCCGGTCGCCCGCTCGCTCGCCGGTCAGCTCGGCGGCCGGACGGGCGGCCTCACCGAGGTCGGCGACGGGTGA
- a CDS encoding antitoxin: MSVMDKLKQMLKGHEDQAGKGIDKAGDFVDDKTQGKYSSQVDTAQDKLKEQLGGDQGQDQPPQS, encoded by the coding sequence ATGTCCGTGATGGACAAGCTCAAGCAGATGCTCAAGGGGCATGAGGACCAGGCGGGGAAGGGTATCGACAAGGCAGGCGACTTCGTCGACGACAAGACCCAGGGCAAATACAGCTCTCAGGTCGACACGGCCCAGGACAAGCTCAAGGAACAACTGGGCGGAGACCAGGGCCAGGACCAGCCGCCCCAGTCGTGA
- a CDS encoding ParB/RepB/Spo0J family partition protein — MRVPLDLLLPAVSPRIAGVDERHVRSLAGIEAPLPPIVVHRATLRVIDGTHRLLAARARGETDVEVQFFDGGEADAFVLAVALNNAQGLALSPADRSTAAARIIASHPHWSDRRIARVTGLAASTVGGVRRRSTARTAQPNARLGMDGRIRPQDIAQRRRLAGQFLAEQPGASLRTVAKAAGISLSTAHDVRTRLRAGDDPLPPALSRPTRPPAAPDSAADAADRPAKPSSARSPRSPGRAPVAADLLDRLRKDPSLRFTEDGRILLHWLGAAVLREHGAARFARCVPPHRTAAMAALARSCAEGWLRLAESLDQRGRSDA; from the coding sequence GTGCGCGTTCCGCTCGACCTGCTCCTGCCCGCGGTGTCCCCCCGCATCGCAGGCGTGGACGAACGGCACGTCCGGTCGCTCGCCGGGATCGAGGCCCCGCTGCCGCCCATCGTGGTGCACCGCGCCACGCTGCGGGTGATCGACGGGACGCACCGGCTGCTCGCCGCCCGCGCCCGGGGGGAGACGGACGTGGAGGTGCAGTTCTTCGACGGCGGTGAGGCCGATGCCTTCGTCCTCGCCGTCGCCCTCAACAACGCCCAGGGGCTGGCGCTCTCCCCGGCCGATCGCAGTACGGCGGCGGCGCGCATCATCGCCTCCCATCCGCACTGGTCGGACCGCCGCATCGCCCGCGTCACCGGCCTGGCCGCCAGCACAGTGGGCGGTGTCCGCAGGCGTTCGACCGCTCGAACCGCACAGCCGAACGCGCGCCTCGGCATGGACGGCCGCATCCGCCCGCAGGACATCGCCCAACGGCGCAGGCTGGCCGGGCAGTTCCTCGCCGAGCAGCCGGGGGCCTCCCTGCGGACCGTGGCGAAGGCCGCCGGGATCTCCTTGAGCACGGCCCACGACGTACGGACGCGACTGCGGGCGGGCGACGATCCGCTGCCCCCCGCGCTGTCCAGGCCGACGCGGCCGCCCGCCGCGCCGGACAGCGCGGCCGACGCCGCGGACCGGCCCGCCAAGCCGTCCTCCGCACGCTCCCCGCGAAGCCCCGGGCGCGCCCCCGTCGCCGCCGATCTCCTGGACCGGCTGCGCAAGGACCCCTCGCTGAGGTTCACGGAGGACGGCCGGATCCTTCTTCACTGGCTCGGCGCCGCCGTGCTCCGCGAACACGGCGCCGCACGGTTCGCCCGCTGCGTACCGCCGCACAGGACCGCCGCCATGGCGGCCCTCGCCCGCAGCTGTGCGGAGGGCTGGCTCCGTCTCGCCGAATCCCTCGACCAGCGCGGCAGGTCCGACGCGTGA
- a CDS encoding DegT/DnrJ/EryC1/StrS family aminotransferase, whose product MPLQSSRLAVDNGTPVRGKPWPVWPQPTDGTLDALSRVLRSGRWAISGPYRGVESAERRFARRFADYHRIAHCVPASSGTASLMLALEACGVGAGDEVILPGVTWVASASTVVGVNAVPVFADIDPDTLCLDPDAVEAAITPATKAIVVVHLYAAVADLTRLKEVADRHGIVLIEDCAQAHGAEFEGHKVGTFGAVGTFSMQQSKVLTSGEGGAAITADPVLARRMEHLRADGRCYRDQAPPSGHMELVETGELMGSNRCISEFQAAVLTEQLGELDRFNALRRHNAELLDALLTDVGYRPQRSTPGTTARTYYTYVAELPDAELPGADITKVTEALTAELGFPVAPAYSPLNANPLYDPASRSRFALGPQHEKLIDPARFVLPVSGRLTRRLVTFHHAALLGDESDMRDIAEAFTKVLQHRAVLAA is encoded by the coding sequence ATGCCCCTGCAAAGTTCACGGCTTGCGGTCGACAACGGAACCCCCGTCCGCGGCAAGCCCTGGCCGGTGTGGCCGCAGCCCACCGACGGCACCCTCGACGCCCTCTCCCGCGTCCTGCGTTCCGGCCGCTGGGCCATCAGCGGCCCCTACCGGGGCGTGGAGTCGGCCGAACGCCGCTTCGCCCGCCGGTTCGCCGACTACCACCGCATCGCCCACTGCGTGCCCGCCTCCAGCGGTACGGCGAGCCTGATGCTGGCCCTGGAGGCCTGTGGCGTCGGCGCGGGAGACGAGGTCATCCTGCCCGGCGTCACCTGGGTCGCCTCCGCCTCCACGGTGGTGGGCGTCAACGCGGTGCCGGTGTTCGCCGACATCGACCCGGACACCCTCTGCCTCGACCCGGACGCCGTCGAGGCGGCCATCACCCCGGCCACCAAGGCGATCGTCGTCGTCCACCTCTACGCGGCCGTCGCCGACCTCACCCGCCTCAAGGAGGTGGCCGACCGGCACGGCATCGTGCTCATCGAGGACTGCGCGCAGGCCCACGGCGCCGAGTTCGAAGGCCACAAGGTCGGCACCTTCGGCGCGGTCGGCACCTTCAGCATGCAGCAGAGCAAGGTCCTGACCAGCGGCGAGGGCGGCGCCGCCATCACCGCCGACCCGGTGCTCGCCCGCCGGATGGAACACCTGCGCGCGGACGGCCGCTGCTACCGCGATCAGGCGCCGCCCTCCGGCCACATGGAGCTCGTCGAGACGGGCGAGCTGATGGGCAGCAACCGCTGCATCTCCGAGTTCCAGGCAGCGGTCCTGACCGAGCAGCTGGGCGAACTCGACCGGTTCAACGCCCTGCGACGGCACAACGCGGAACTCCTCGACGCGCTGCTGACCGACGTCGGATACCGCCCGCAGCGCAGCACGCCCGGCACCACCGCCCGCACGTACTACACCTACGTCGCCGAGCTGCCCGACGCGGAACTGCCCGGCGCGGACATCACCAAGGTCACCGAGGCGCTGACCGCCGAACTCGGCTTCCCGGTGGCACCGGCCTACTCGCCGCTCAACGCCAACCCCCTGTACGACCCGGCCAGTCGCAGCCGGTTCGCCCTCGGACCGCAGCACGAGAAGCTCATCGACCCCGCCCGATTCGTGCTCCCGGTGAGCGGCCGCCTGACGCGTCGGCTCGTCACCTTCCACCACGCCGCCCTGCTCGGCGACGAGTCGGACATGAGGGACATCGCGGAAGCGTTCACCAAGGTGCTCCAGCACCGGGCCGTCCTGGCCGCTTGA